In the Candidatus Margulisiibacteriota bacterium genome, one interval contains:
- a CDS encoding TolC family protein, translating into MTTNVKWSKLIFLFINLSFVIFNLSFADALTLNEAVDLALSKNPQVVAAKAKFDAAGSKLAQARSALFPRLKLEGVYGKYYQESLTAPNEAADLKTYTFSLAQPIFVASLPKLLTMADAGYGSAREDLRRAEVEVLFAAKNAYYNVLKARKGVQVIDKAEASLEKYLKLSRIYYDSGIIGREGVMRIETEVLNTRVARIKAKSGLRLAEAALNNLLGTRGSVTGQMLEEVSPVAVVSLPAFSELFDAALANRPDYRSFREGLTIAKESVGLAAANYWPSFMLIGSSGRTVSDYRNAGLNIDLDSWQVLLSGSWNIFDSFETPNKVAEARSNYQALAAQADQLRDGIELEVRSAYLEYQAAEEQIAAAQAATDLAQKTMRLSEVNYEQHITTFLSLLDSRASLTAAENSLWGAKYDLEIAKAKINKVVGKKIF; encoded by the coding sequence ATGACAACTAATGTCAAATGGTCGAAGTTAATATTTTTATTCATTAATTTGTCATTTGTCATTTTTAATTTGTCATTTGCTGATGCGCTGACCCTGAACGAAGCGGTCGATCTCGCGCTCTCCAAAAACCCGCAGGTTGTTGCCGCGAAGGCAAAGTTTGACGCCGCCGGGAGCAAGCTTGCCCAAGCCAGGTCAGCCTTATTTCCCCGCTTAAAATTGGAAGGTGTTTACGGGAAGTATTATCAGGAATCGTTGACCGCCCCGAATGAAGCAGCCGACCTGAAAACCTACACCTTTTCCCTGGCCCAGCCGATCTTTGTTGCCAGCCTGCCAAAACTTCTGACCATGGCCGATGCCGGTTACGGCAGCGCCAGGGAAGACCTGCGCCGCGCGGAAGTTGAAGTGCTTTTTGCCGCCAAAAACGCCTACTATAACGTGCTCAAAGCGCGAAAAGGAGTGCAGGTTATCGACAAGGCGGAAGCGTCGCTGGAAAAATATCTCAAGCTCTCCCGGATCTATTATGATTCCGGGATCATTGGCCGGGAGGGAGTCATGAGGATCGAGACCGAGGTCCTAAATACCAGAGTCGCCAGGATAAAAGCTAAATCTGGCCTCCGGTTGGCTGAAGCCGCCTTAAATAATTTATTGGGAACCAGGGGGAGTGTTACCGGCCAAATGCTTGAAGAAGTTTCCCCGGTCGCGGTTGTTTCTTTGCCGGCTTTTTCCGAACTTTTTGATGCCGCGCTGGCCAATCGGCCGGATTATCGCTCATTTCGGGAGGGGTTGACCATTGCCAAAGAGAGCGTTGGCCTGGCGGCGGCCAATTACTGGCCGTCATTCATGTTGATCGGTTCCAGCGGCCGGACTGTTTCTGACTATCGCAATGCCGGATTAAATATCGATCTTGATTCCTGGCAAGTGCTTTTAAGCGGCTCCTGGAACATTTTTGACAGTTTTGAGACCCCCAACAAAGTGGCTGAGGCCCGGAGCAATTATCAGGCGCTGGCGGCGCAGGCCGACCAGCTGCGCGATGGGATCGAGCTTGAAGTCCGCTCCGCTTATCTGGAATATCAGGCGGCTGAAGAACAGATTGCGGCCGCCCAGGCGGCAACCGACCTGGCGCAAAAGACCATGCGGCTGAGCGAGGTCAATTATGAACAGCACATTACTACTTTTTTATCATTGCTTGATTCCCGCGCTTCGCTGACCGCGGCCGAAAATTCTCTCTGGGGAGCAAAGTACGACCTCGAGATCGCCAAAGCGAAGATCAATAAGGTAGTTGGCAAAAAGATCTTTTAG
- a CDS encoding alpha/beta fold hydrolase has translation MKKELVGRDLKLGRVLAKNDKYTRYYITYYSDSLKISGIMNVPKGKGPFPVLILNHGYINPKIYTNGRGLKREQDFLARRGYVVIHPDYRNHAFSDKDADVDAGFRLGYVEDAINAVLAVKQSNYPFLNKEQIGMLGHSMGGGVVLNVLVTRPELLKAAVLFAPVSADYRDNFSRWLWRRKGNPAVAERILASYGSPESNPEFWGRLSAINYFDRIEAPIMIHHGAADRSVPLAWSERLDQALKKNGKEVSFYRYPGEPHEFTAAWAAVMERTVEFFDRVMKK, from the coding sequence ATGAAGAAAGAGCTTGTTGGCCGTGATTTGAAACTTGGCCGGGTCCTGGCCAAAAATGATAAATACACCCGTTACTATATTACATATTATAGTGATAGCTTGAAAATATCCGGTATCATGAATGTTCCCAAAGGCAAAGGGCCCTTCCCGGTCCTGATCTTAAACCACGGCTATATTAACCCTAAAATATATACTAATGGCCGGGGGTTGAAGCGGGAGCAGGATTTTTTGGCTCGGCGCGGTTACGTTGTTATTCATCCTGATTATCGCAACCACGCTTTCTCAGATAAAGATGCCGATGTCGATGCCGGATTCCGCCTTGGTTATGTTGAGGATGCCATCAATGCCGTTTTGGCTGTCAAACAAAGCAATTATCCTTTCCTGAACAAAGAACAGATCGGTATGCTTGGCCACTCAATGGGGGGAGGAGTGGTGCTCAACGTTTTGGTGACCAGGCCGGAGCTGCTCAAGGCGGCAGTCCTTTTTGCTCCGGTCAGCGCCGATTACCGTGATAATTTTTCCCGCTGGCTTTGGCGCCGCAAAGGGAACCCGGCTGTTGCCGAGCGGATCCTGGCCAGTTACGGGTCACCGGAGAGCAATCCGGAATTTTGGGGCCGCCTTTCAGCGATCAATTATTTTGACAGGATCGAAGCTCCGATCATGATCCATCATGGGGCTGCCGATCGTTCGGTCCCTCTTGCCTGGTCCGAGCGGCTCGATCAGGCATTGAAAAAAAATGGAAAAGAGGTATCATTTTACAGGTATCCGGGTGAGCCGCATGAATTTACCGCTGCCTGGGCGGCGGTCATGGAGCGGACAGTTGAATTCTTTGATCGGGTGATGAAAAAATGA
- a CDS encoding Rrf2 family transcriptional regulator, translated as MKITRAADYSLRLLVKLASLGDGTQSRPLAEEIEIPFNHFNKLTRLLARRGFIATRKGKGGGLKLARDPKKITLMEVIEAVEGPIILNHCLFHRRSCRFSVKCRVRKTLCVVQKTMKKMLTERTIHDMLIA; from the coding sequence ATGAAGATAACACGAGCGGCCGATTATTCCCTGCGGCTCCTGGTCAAGCTTGCTTCGCTCGGCGACGGGACCCAGAGCCGGCCGCTGGCCGAAGAGATCGAGATCCCCTTTAACCACTTCAACAAGCTTACCCGGCTTTTAGCGCGGCGGGGTTTTATTGCCACCCGCAAAGGAAAAGGGGGAGGGCTGAAGCTGGCCCGCGACCCAAAGAAGATCACCCTGATGGAGGTGATCGAAGCGGTTGAAGGGCCGATCATTCTCAACCATTGCCTGTTCCATCGGCGGAGCTGCCGTTTCAGCGTCAAATGCCGGGTCCGCAAGACCCTTTGCGTTGTGCAAAAAACCATGAAGAAGATGCTGACGGAGCGGACGATCCACGACATGTTAATTGCCTAA
- a CDS encoding anaerobic ribonucleoside-triphosphate reductase, producing the protein MTIEELSAFLENNQQIEWAYDDDGAICLRHTQYDGPNDKVRIEPRALAELTPQKLEQVLVGGRNVDQITRITGYFSKVSGWNKGKKGELVDRQRVAVS; encoded by the coding sequence ATGACTATTGAGGAATTGAGCGCCTTTTTGGAAAACAACCAGCAGATCGAGTGGGCGTACGACGATGATGGGGCGATCTGTCTTCGCCATACCCAGTACGATGGACCAAATGACAAGGTCCGGATCGAACCGAGAGCGTTGGCCGAACTGACCCCGCAGAAGCTGGAGCAGGTTTTGGTCGGCGGCAGGAATGTCGATCAAATTACCAGGATAACCGGTTATTTCTCCAAGGTTTCCGGTTGGAACAAAGGGAAAAAGGGAGAGCTGGTGGATCGGCAGAGAGTGGCAGTTTCTTAA
- a CDS encoding type 1 glutamine amidotransferase: MTVYFIKHDPTEGPGTIEGFLVKAGIPFQTIEVWRGERFPEKLTGRDAVVSLGGPMNVYENDLYPFLAEEDRFIKKLLSDRIPFLGICLGAQLLAKAAGAKVYRAAKEEFGWGPVALTETGKKDRFFTGNSHQLEVFQWHSDTFDLPASGRLLAAGTDVLCQAFGIGEKAYGLQFHVEVNESIIAAWFKTKASPSLARYREIKDKYQTEAERIYRNYFCPAMS, encoded by the coding sequence ATGACAGTTTATTTTATCAAACACGATCCGACCGAGGGGCCGGGAACGATTGAAGGTTTCCTGGTAAAGGCTGGAATTCCTTTTCAAACGATCGAAGTTTGGCGGGGTGAGCGATTCCCGGAAAAATTAACCGGGCGAGACGCGGTCGTTTCGCTCGGCGGGCCGATGAACGTCTATGAAAATGACCTCTATCCATTTTTAGCCGAAGAAGACAGGTTTATCAAAAAACTTCTAAGCGATCGGATCCCTTTTCTGGGGATCTGCTTGGGGGCCCAGCTATTGGCCAAAGCGGCCGGCGCCAAAGTTTATCGGGCGGCGAAAGAAGAGTTTGGCTGGGGGCCGGTCGCTTTAACCGAAACCGGCAAAAAAGATCGGTTTTTTACCGGTAATTCTCATCAACTGGAAGTATTTCAATGGCATAGCGATACCTTTGACCTTCCGGCGAGTGGACGGTTGCTGGCGGCTGGCACCGATGTTCTGTGCCAGGCTTTTGGGATTGGTGAAAAAGCTTATGGCTTGCAGTTTCATGTGGAGGTCAACGAGTCGATCATTGCCGCTTGGTTTAAGACCAAAGCCTCGCCCTCCCTGGCTCGCTACCGGGAGATCAAAGATAAATATCAAACCGAGGCCGAACGGATCTATCGCAATTATTTTTGTCCGGCAATGAGCTGA
- a CDS encoding flagellar hook basal-body protein: MTDRILEIGSAGLETADQRVRKLMDNMVGAEVPGYKKSEVVVRGFPLELDNAQNKISSMKPQVESTHYKTASGALVKTNNKLDVALGSEGYFVVSGPWGEGYTRDGRFRLDKEGRLITVAGNLPVVGKMGPVIVTPGSEVEFTQEGEIKVDGAVVDRLQILKPEGTDALASLNGSIFKKSSSLSIMTEVDDPRLIQGYVESSNASIVDQMMEMMQVERLNGVMSKVISTRDQNLSRAMELGRPTQ; this comes from the coding sequence ATGACAGACCGCATCCTAGAGATCGGAAGCGCCGGCCTGGAAACTGCTGATCAAAGAGTAAGAAAGCTGATGGACAACATGGTCGGAGCGGAAGTACCCGGTTACAAAAAATCTGAAGTGGTGGTCAGAGGATTCCCCCTGGAATTGGACAACGCCCAGAACAAGATCTCTTCAATGAAGCCGCAGGTAGAAAGCACCCATTATAAGACCGCCAGCGGTGCTTTGGTCAAAACCAACAATAAACTTGATGTCGCCCTTGGGAGCGAGGGGTATTTTGTAGTCTCCGGTCCCTGGGGGGAGGGCTATACCCGGGATGGCCGTTTCCGTCTTGATAAAGAGGGAAGGCTGATCACGGTTGCCGGAAATCTTCCGGTGGTTGGGAAGATGGGGCCGGTGATAGTTACGCCCGGCTCTGAAGTTGAGTTTACCCAGGAGGGGGAGATCAAAGTTGACGGCGCGGTCGTTGATCGTTTGCAGATCCTTAAACCGGAAGGGACCGATGCCCTGGCCTCTTTGAACGGGTCTATATTTAAAAAGAGCTCATCGCTTTCGATCATGACGGAAGTCGACGACCCCAGGTTGATCCAGGGGTATGTTGAATCTTCAAACGCCAGTATTGTGGATCAGATGATGGAAATGATGCAGGTGGAAAGGTTGAACGGGGTGATGAGCAAAGTCATCTCGACGCGAGACCAAAACCTGTCCCGGGCCATGGAGCTTGGTCGCCCGACGCAATAA